From Equus przewalskii isolate Varuska chromosome 7, EquPr2, whole genome shotgun sequence, one genomic window encodes:
- the PRR14L gene encoding protein PRR14L isoform X2, with translation MLSSGVETQPVPLDSSMSAVVQELYSELPEDLQMQSSRELLCTDVPEECLRSKEGSVQITEQTLLKSTEEVQGMKVNGTKMDNNEGHKNGNVSKGLSAGCSKYPEVDKIMTSGEVSETSTIVSLEPLTFVDPGLTEATPKEKECEELKTCPSWLSLLPGNSAISKVDNGKEELCKLNLVCEADDNHQQILGHHNEKHSCAHGSPKATRNVVVVENSEVSHFTSSLSSPESRTTSLEKCGFEGNCLLKRSAEKTDNSCFDGNDQSKNLASRKENEEELLNPRSEPQELFFVNARQPEANASNHCSGDKETVDSPKENIHDNLCIQGGIHTDSSSSLMANSFSEATEVMLKKNDLKITSEIRCSLTNCKDHRVTCTNMSHPDGHSEESSFSSLMQIEEPEQTTTIEPNMLSKKFYSKDSNSLVSTQRNLEGNTQLNEASYNAFLIERKSPVSLMPEDQISPVNEVSRPKKNIAQLPPSLEFDYRLGSEKAVQTSQDDIPHLDEQSIACEINQFPCSDELVVNKIENECVLNQVSLNSRDHTKLPADEDLPLATSKDSQQSHHPPLEVGVDVIADTQTISRKTKMKDISPPGDKTCGASSNNPTLNIKPVSLEGKSKMADSGTEDLHSRLFSSKKEAAGLPQEVSVMECQSVRSQDLSSSHCIRKNAPEKSMGSACTAFESSKTILEVENSLITKYENAFQGSDHHSQGREVSIKSTIHKVTDTFEESELDGRETKGSLPEDEIRNKTTVGMLNSEASSHTTSYIQPSEEGLEGKEQNIPKETVFCKYSISDCATQELNQSANIPSPEKLLDQSPSIVFSSFKIMNQTIETLDQKADEVFDCQSNLVRPDVGRSEDTLGSDQRETITEPNREVSHNQRDLLVSSGSNNSLSGGSPEKGDLKGAFEGISGCEESTDGVVDVIYTDCSNKPTEGVLDIRASSTFDGAARQNRLVLHETSRSTLSQRELKAALTGMIDQDSDFPDTTSSIVESLELKKSCEEKVCRSLKDCEMEVCVDSCAHEIECIADHEPNIKILDRVNVSLNYIHHEQQVKEGCLRETQGMVEGSKLEINSDFDKEDTFGISSKEVISFRCQGENSVPPGILKSIELMPLCLSSEENSETNINSEETDLENLLKPKDDEMPCGNVKDCTVLPELKRGAPRDMSNPSEGNSVDISVKNLPLTMETETTVKGEETEEHQRGPLGHLTVGEESEEMITREYSHGDNMSEISQTHFKSQRMLGDADEQSQKILDHMLQKEEEHIQQKEAHAILEQCTSSNMLSDEVRSKNQPKDCKDKFPMMKEITLAKLAKGDIAARFQKLKDPQEESLCHPLKKNIKLCTGPCLRGAPWKAQDPSSARCDEIHGAFGNTSHQKIVLPLKKQPHRTCKKVTCQEQVNMGRKVSKIRSSVLLKSSSETIPTKAHRFLSSHTVSAPTKLEPETVPTGSLISQIPKQKAILCHPLRSLNVRKPTKESALFNKLSILASKLAPAMKTQKLRYRPYSSELLPVTKSYKRLRYKRLLDGFSYNTIQLNPYLAASGWDKWPNSKPLTLYSLEAIKMNFIDLSDKMPSLLFGSEIFPVSFHVKSGSECMAESPRTFPEHCAPTRLALGEAPQCPSQPPKWTFSFFLSHGCPGMATFREDTGLRGQACAQAPSHPPVPLQDYGGTAIVQTRAGCSVLGLHTLLALCSPGCYRIWTKKRSFSSHMPAMQRLFMTQVTQGLKGLRSPASIADKVFCSLPYSVGRVLSIWSQHGPTACPFEISALHSTHSMRQPTLGTISSHTMLPHVPLPGVEATYNTSGSQMSLEPSFSALVPKSCLVTESAVSKLLLSASEFQVPGFDELDGVTAACPRPQSSSPEQKEAEPEKRPKKVSQIRIRKTIPKPDPNLTPMGLPRPKRLKKKEFSLEEIYTNKNYKSPPANRCLETIFEEPKERNGTLISISQQKRKRVLEFQDFTVPRKRRARGKVKVAGSFTRAQKAALQSRELDALLIQKLMELETFFAKEEEQEQSSGC, from the exons GAGGACCTCCAAATGCAGTCAAGCAGAGAACTTTTATGCACAGACGTCCCTGAAGAATGTCTGAGGAGCAAAG AAGGAAGTGTACAGATTACAGAACAAACTCTGCTAAAATCTACTGAAGAGGTACAAGGTATGAAGGTCAATGGGACTAAGATGGATAATAATGAAGGACACAAGAATGGCAATGTGAGTAAAGGTCTCTCAGCTGGGTGCagcaaatacccagaagtagacaAAATCATGACCAGTGGTGAGGTTTCAGAAACCAGCACAATAGTGTCCCTAGAGCCTTTAACCTTTGTGGACCCTGGATTAACAGAAGCAACtcctaaagaaaaagaatgtgaagaaTTAAAAACTTGTCCTTCTTGGTTGTCATTGTTACCAGGGAACAGTGCCATTTCCAAAGTGGACAATGGAAAGGAAGAGTTGTGCAAATTAAACCTTGTCTGTGAAGCAGATGACAATCACCAACAGATTCTTGGCCACCATAATGAAAAACACAGTTGTGCACATGGCAGTCCCAAAGCTACAAGAAATGTAGTTGTTGTAGAAAATTCTGAAGTTTCACATTTCACATCAAGTTTGTCTAGTCCAGAATCCAGAACAACATCCTTAGAAAAATGTGGTTTTGAAGGTAATTGCTTGCTGAAGAGATCTGCTGAAAAGACAGATAATTCCTGTTTTGATGGGAATGATCAAAGCAAGAACTTGGCttctaggaaagaaaatgaagaagaactTTTGAACCCCAGAAGTGAACCACAGGAACTCTTTTTTGTTAATGCCAGGCAACCAGAAGCAAATGCTAGTAATCATTGTTCTGGTGATAAAGAGACTGTTGACTCCCCGAAAGAGAATATCCATGATAACTTGTGCATTCAAGGTGGTATCCACACAGACAGTTCTAGTTCTTTAATGGCCAATTCTTTTAGTGAAGCCACAGaagtaatgttaaaaaaaaatgatttgaaaatcaCTTCAGAGATTCGGTGTAGCTTGACAAACTGTAAGGACCACAGAGTAACTTGTACAAATATGAGCCATCCAGATGGACACTCTGAAGAGAGCAGTTTTTCCTCCTTGATGCAGATTGAAGAGCCAGAACAGACTACCACTATAGAGCCCAATATGTTAAGTAAAAAGTTTTACAGTAAAGACTCTAACTCCTTAGTCAGCACCCAGAGAAATCTGGAAGGCAACACCCAGTTAAATGAAGCATCGTATAATGCGTTTCTTATTGAAAGAAAATCCCCTGTGAGTTTAATGCCAGAGGACCAGATAAGTCCTGTAAATGAGGTATCAAGACCCAAGAAAAATATTGCTCAGCTACCACCATCGCTAGAGTTTGATTACAGACTTGGGTCAGAAAAAGCTGTACAGACCTCACAAGATGATATTCCACATTTAGATGAACAGAGCATTGCCTGTGAGATAAATCAGTTTCCTTGTTCCGATGAACTGGttgtaaacaaaatagaaaatgaatgtgTTTTAAATCAAGTGTCCCTTAATTCTCGAGACCACACCAAGCTGCCAGCTGACGAAGATTTGCCTTTAGCAACAAGCAAGGATTCCCAACAGAGCCATCACCCTCCATTAGAGGTTGGAGTAGACGTCATTGCTGATACCCAAACCATTTCCAGGAAGACGAAAATGAAAGACATCTCTCCACCAGGTGACAAAACCTGTGGTGCCTCTTCCAACAATCCCACCTTAAACATCAAACCAGTAAGTctagaaggaaaaagtaaaatggctGATTCAGGAACAGAAGATCTACATTCCAGACTTTTCTCAAGTAAGAAAGAAGCAGCAGGCTTGCCTCAAGAGGTTTCTGTCATGGAATGTCAAAGTGTTCGATCTCAGGATCTCTCTAGCTCTCATTGTATAAGAAAAAATGCACCAGAAAAGAGCATGGGTTCTGCTTGTACTGCTTTTGAGTCTAGCAAAACCATCCTGGAAGTTGAAAACTCTTTGATAACCAAGTATGAAAATGCATTTCAGGGCAGCGATCACCACTCCCAAGGAAGAGAAGTCTCCATAAAAAGTACCATCCATAAGGTGACTGATACATTCGAGGAAAGTGAACTTGATGGGAGAGAAACTAAAGGCAGCCTTCCAGAAGATGAgattagaaacaaaacaacagtAGGCATGTTAAACAGTGAAGCTTCCAGTCACACCACCAGTTACATCCAACCCAGTGAGGAAGGGCTAGAAGGAAAGGAACAGAATATACCCAAAGAGACTGTGTTTTGTAAGTATAGCATCTCTGATTGTGCCACACAAGAACTAAACCAATCTGCAAACATTCCAAGTCCTGAAAAACTGTTGGACCAGTCTCCTAGTATTGTGTTCTCGAGTTTTAAAATCATGAACCAAACAATTGAAACTCTTGATCAGAAAGCAGATGAAGTCTTTGACTGCCAGAGTAATCTAGTCAGACCAGATGTAGGCAGAAGTGAAGATACCCTAGGTAGTGACCAGAGAGAGACCATCACAGAGCCTAACAGAGAGGTAAGTCACAACCAAAGGGATCTGCTAGTCAGTTCAGGCAGTAACAACTCATTGTCTGGAGGTAGTCCAGAGAAAGGCGATTTGAAAGGAGCCTTTGAAGGGATTTCTGGTTGTGAGGAGTCTACAGATGGTGTGGTAGATGTCATCTACACAGACTGTAGTAATAAACCTACAGAAGGCGTGCTGGACATAAGGGCATCTAGTACATTTGATGGTGCTGCAAGGCAAAATAGACTGGTATTACATGAAACCTCAAGGAGTACCCTGTCTCAGAGAGAACTGAAGGCTGCACTTACAGGAATGATTGACCAGGACTCAGATTTCCCAGATACTACTTCCTCTATAGTGGAATCTCTTGAACTAAAAAAATCATGTGAAGAGAAAGTATGCAGATCATTAAAAGATTGTGAAATGGAAGTGTGTGTAGACTCTTGTGCCCATGAGATAGAATGTATTGCAGATCATgaaccaaatataaaaatattagataGAGTAAATGTGTCTTTAAATTATATTCATCATGAACAGCAAGTTAAAGAAGGATGTCTGAGAGAAACACAAGGAATGGTTGAAGgatcaaaactggaaataaattctGACTTTGACAAGGAAGATACCTTTGGAATTTCCTCAAAAGAGGTAATATCTTTTAGATGCCAAGGTGAGAACTCTGTTCCGCCAGGGATCCTGAAATCCATTGAGCTAATgcctttgtgtctgtcttctgaagaaaattcagaaactaATATTAATAGTGAAGAAACTGACctggaaaatcttttaaaaccaaaagatGATGAGATGCCTTGTGGAAACGTAAAGGACTGCACAGTCCTGCCTGAGCTCAAGAGAGGAGCACCAAGGGATATGAGTAATCCTAGTGAAGGAAACAGTGTAGACATCAGTGTGAAAAATTTGCCTTTGACAATGGAAACAGAAACTACAGTgaaaggtgaagaaactgaagaacatCAAAGGGGACCACTGGGTCACTTAACTGTTGGGGAGGAATCTGAGGAGATGATTACCAGAGAATATAGCCACGGTGATAATATGAGTGAGATTTCTCAGACCCACTTTAAATCCCAGAGGATGCTTGGTGATGCCGACGAACAAAGCCAGAAGATTTTGGACCACATGTTGCAGAAGGAAGAGGAACATATACAGCAAAAAGAAGCACATGCAATATTGGAACAATGCACATCATCTAATATGTTGTCAGATGAGGTGCGAAGTAAGAACCAACCTAAGGATTGTAAAGATAAGTTCCCCATGATGAAAGAAATCACCCTAGCAAAGCTGGCCAAGGGCGACATTGCTGCACGGTTTCAGAAGTTGAAAGACCCACAGGAGGAAAGCTTGTGTCAtccattaaaaaagaacattaagtTGTGCACAGGTCCTTGCCTTCGTGGTGCCCCCTGGAAAGCACAAGACCCCTCCTCTGCTAGGTGTGATGAAATACACGGTGCCTTTGGGAACACTTCACATCAGAAAATAGTGCTTCCCTTAAAGAAGCAGCCCCATCGAACATGTAAGAAAGTTACCTGTCAGGAGCAAGTCAACATGGGGAGAAAAGTGAGTAAAATCAGAAGTTCTGTCCTTTTAAAGAGTTCCTCTGAAACCATCCCCACAAAAGCACACAGATTTCTCAGTTCACATACTGTATCTGCGCCCACAAAACTGGAACCCGAAACAGTACCTACTGGGAGCTTAATTAGCCAAATACCAAAGCAGAAGGCTATTCTGTGCCATCCTTTGAGGAGCCTGAATGTTAGGAAGCCTACCAAAGAATCAGCCTTATTCAACAAGCTGTCCATTCTTGCCTCCAAACTGGCCCCAGCCATGAAGACCCAGAAACTAAGATATCGGCCGTATTCCTCTGAACTTCTTCCAGTGACTAAAAGCTACAAGCGACTCAGATATAAAAGACTCCTGGATGGATTTTCGTATAATACAATACAGTTGAATCCATATTTGGCAGCTAGTGGATGGGATAAGTGGCCTAATAGTAAGCCTTTGACACTTTATTCTCTTGAAGCCATCAAAATGAATTTCATAGATTTGAGCGACAAGATGCCATCGCTGCTGTTTGGTTCTGAAATCTTCCCAGTATCCTTTCATGTGAAATCAGGCTCTGAGTGCATGGCCGAGTCCCCAAGGACTTTTCCGGAGCACTGTGCTCCAACGAGGCTTGCCTTAGGAGAGGCCCCACAGTGCCCATCTCAACCTCCCAAGTggaccttttctttcttcttgtcccACGGTTGCCCTGGGATGGCCACATTCAGGGAAGACACTGGCCTCCGTGGTCAGGCATGCGCCCAGGCTCCTTCACACCCTCCAGTTCCTCTCCAAGACTATGGAGGCACCGCCATAGTCCAGACCAGAGCAGGCTGCTCTGTCCTTGGCCTTCACACACTTCTAGCACTTTGTTCCCCTGGATGTTACCGGATCTGGACAAAAAAACGGAGCTTCTCCAGTCACATGCCTGCCATGCAGAGGCTCTTCATGACCCAGGTTACACAGGGCTTGAAAGGGTTAAGGTCTCCAGCCTCCATAGCAGACAAAGTCTTCTGTTCTCTACCCTACTCGGTGGGCCGAGTGCTGTCCATTTGGAGCCAGCATGGGCCTACTGCCTGCCCCTTCGAAATCTCTGCTCTTCATTCCACTCACAGCATGCGGCAGCCAACTCTGGGCACCATAAGCAG CCACACCATGTTACCACATGTGCCTCTTCCAGGCGTGGAAGCTACTTACAACACCAGCGGCAGTCAGATGAG TCTAGAGCCTTCATTCTCTGCCTTGGTACCAAAGTCTTGCTTGGTAACAGAATCAGCTGTCAGCAAGCTCTTGCTTTCAGCCTCTGAGTTCCAGGTTCCTGGATTTGATGAGCTGGATGGTGTGACAGCAGCGTGCCCCCGGCCCCAGAGCAGCTCTCCGGAACAGAAAGAG GCCGAGCCAGAGAAGAGGCCAAAGAAAGTCTCACAGATTCGCATCCGGAAAACCATTCCTAAGCCAGACCCTAATCTTACCCCCATGGGCCTTCCTCGACCCAAAAG